TCGGAATCCGCCCGCACGATACGATAGGCGAAGGTCATGCCCCGGGATCCGACCGACGTGAGTGTGGTGTGAACGCGAATGGGATCATCGTACCGGGCGGAGGCGCGAAAGCGGAGTGACGCGTCGCTCACCGCGAGCAGCACGCCGTCGCGTTCGAGGTCGGCGTAGCTGCGCCCTGCCCGCCGGATGAAGTCGGTGCGTCCGATCTCACACCAGACGAGGTAGTTGGCGTGGTAGACCACGCCCATCTGGTCGGTCTCGGCATAGCGCACCCGGAGTTCCGATACGGTTTCGTAAGCCATGGCAGGAAAATGCCAGCCTGCGGGACGTCCCGCACCCTCATCGCGCGGTTTGTCGGTCCTGTGGCAACGAGTTAGACTGCCTGCGTGCTGCCTACCCCCTGCCATATCCTCGGCGA
The DNA window shown above is from Gemmatimonas sp. and carries:
- a CDS encoding thioesterase family protein, whose amino-acid sequence is MAYETVSELRVRYAETDQMGVVYHANYLVWCEIGRTDFIRRAGRSYADLERDGVLLAVSDASLRFRASARYDDPIRVHTTLTSVGSRGMTFAYRIVRADSEQVLVSATTSLVSMNREGRPCTLRADVRAWLEAAMRGGEAQDSHAVVSS